DNA from Nitriliruptor alkaliphilus DSM 45188:
ATGATGGAGGAGGGACAGGATCGGGTGCGGGCCACCTACGGCGACAACTACGACCGGCTCGCCGCCATCAAGGGCACCTACGACCCGTCGAACCTGTTCCGCGTCAACCAGAACATCGTGGTGGCGTAGCGGCCGCCCCCCGAGGACGCACGAGGAGGCACGGCATGACGAGCACGATGACCCCGCCCGACACCGACCGGCTGCAGGCGTTCGTGGAGCGGTTCGCCGCCGACCAGGCCGCCACGATGCACGCGGCGACCGTCGTGGTCGGCGACCAGCTCGGGTTGTACCGGGCGCTGGCCGACGGCGGGCCGCAGACGGCGCCCGAGCTGGCCGATCGCAGCGGCTGCCACCCGCGGTTGGTACGCGAGTGGCTCGCTGCCCAGGCGGTGAGCGGCTACTGCGAACACGACCCCGCCACCGACCGGTTCTGGCTCACCACCGAGCAGGCGGCGTGCCTGGCCGATCAGGGCAGCCCGACCTTCCTCGCCGGTGGCGCCCTCGCGGCGAGCTCGACCCACAAGGACACCGAACGCGTCGTCCGTGCCTTCAACGAGGACGGCGGTATCGGCTGGGACGAGCACCACACCGACCTGTTCACCGGCACGGAGCGGTTCTTCGGCCCCGTCTACCGGGGCAACCTGGTGGACAGCTGGATCCCCGCGCTCGACGGGGTCGCCGACCGACTGACCTCCGGCGGTCGCGTCGCCGACGTCGGTTGTGGGCGCGGTACGGCGCTGATCCTGCTGGCCGAGGCCTTCCCCGCTGCGACGTTCGCGGGCTTCGACTACCACGCGGGTTCGATCGAGGCGGCACGGCGGGCTGCGGCGCAGGCGGGGGTCAGCGATCGTGTGACGTTCGAGGTCGCGGGCGCCGACGGGTTCGCGGGGGAGGACTACGACCTCATCTGCGTCTTCAACGCGCTCCACGAGTGGGGCGACCCCGTCCGCGCCGCACGCCGGATCCACCGAGCGCTCGCGCCCGACGGCACCTGGATGTTCACCGAGCCCCGCACCGACGACGGTCTCGTCGAGAGCGTCCGGGCCCGCACGTTCTTCTCGGTGTCGACCTTCGTGTGCACGCCGAGCGCCTTGTCCCAGGAGGGGGGTGAGGCGCTCGGTGCCCAGGCGGGCGAACCCGAGCTGCAGCGCGTGGTCGAGCAGGCGGGCTTCACCCGGTTCCGACGAGCCGCGGAGACGCCGTCGTTCATGGTCCTCGAGGCGCGCCCCTGACCCACGAGGCTGGTGCACCGAGGACGCCGATCACTCCTTCGCCTCGATGGTGGTCACCGGGACGTCGGTGAGGCGCCCGATCCGGTTCGGCAGATCCATCTTCAGCCAGCGTGACAGGAAGGCTGGCAGCGTGGAGACGATGATCTCGTCGAACTCGGTCCCCGCCTCCAGGGCCTCCTTGGCCGCGGCGAACGGGTCGTCGCCGCCGATCTCTCCGGTGGCGTCGCCACCGAGGGCGTCGATCCGCTCGACCATGAGCGCGAGCCGGTGCTCGGCTCGTACCCGTGCGTCCTCGAGCTCGGCTTCGCGGAGGCGGGCCTTCTCCTCGACCGCCTGACGGACCATCTCGGGCGAGACCCCCTCGCCGAGGGCGAACCCGCCGGTCCAACTGATCGCCTCCAGGTCGATCCGGGTCATCGGGACGACCACGTGGAAGCGCGTCACGCCCCGGTCGATGCAGCGCTGGACGGCCTCCTCGAGGGCGACGCCGCCGAGGGTCTGGTTGGCGACGATCAGGCACCGACCCGCCACGGGGGACCACCTCCTCCGGCTCCTCCGGCCGCTGCCACCAGTCTTCTGTCTCGAGCGGCAGCGGGCAACGGCCGTCCGTCGCGCTTGCGCCGGGCCTCCCGGACCCGTATGCATGGGAGGCGGGAGGCACGTGCTAGGACGCGGGAGGGAGCGACGTGGTTGACAGCGAGGCTGGTGAGCGCCTCCCGGTGTCCGACGAGGACGCGGACGCCTACCGGGCGCGACGCGAAGCGCTGCTCACGGCGGTGACCGAGCTCGACCAGGAGCTGGACGCTCTCGAGAGCCAGGAGGCCCCGGACCCCGACCGCTTCCGTGCTGCTGTGCGGCAGGTGCTGGCCACCGTGCAGCGGCACATCGAGGAGGCGGACGCGCCCGACGGTCTGCTCGCCCAGGTCCGCGAGGCAGCGCCCTGGTTCGCCTCCCGGGTCGAGCAGCTCCGGGGCGAGCACGACGACCTCATCGCACGGACCCGGGCGCTCCTCGAACGACCGGACGACGACGTGCGCCGCTCGCTGACCGAGGCGCGTGACCTGTCGGCACGCCTGTCGCGGCACCGGCACCGTGGCACGAAGCTGCTGCTCGACGCCTACATGCTCGACGTCTCCGCCGGCGACTGACCGCGCCCTCGCCGGCGGGTACGTCACGCCAGCAGGACGGCGACCCCCACGACGGCCGTGTAGGTGTGCGCCCAGAGCGGGGGGTTGAACAGCCCGGCGGCACGCGTCACGGCGAAGCCCGCCAGGAACGTCACACCCCACCCGACGCCGAGCCAGCCGACCCACGTCGGCAGCTGGTCGGACGCGAGCGACGCTGCGCCGATGAACGCGTACGCCACGTAGGCCGCTGCCATGTGGATCACGTACAGCGAGCCGGCCCACGCGTCGAGCGGCCGGAAGCCATCGGGGACCCGGTCGTCGGCGACCATCCGCTCGGCGGCCCACGGCACCACCGTCAGCCGGAACGCGAGCGACGCGATCCAGCACACCGCGCCGAGGGCGTAGAGGCTGGCAGCCATCACGGCCAGGGTCGTGGCGTCCGGGCCGTCGAGCCACGCGGCGAGACCGGCCGTGCCGGCGGTGGTGATGAACATCGCCGGGATCATCCACAGGTGGATCCACGCCCGCCGTCGCCGGTCGTCGTGGATGACGCGCAGCGCGTCCGGCAGCGGCTGTTCGTAGCTGAGGCGCCACGCGCCTGCGCCCACCATGAACACCACGAGCCCGGCGACCAGGGCCCAGCCGACCGCCGCCGTCGCCAGGTCCACCGTGCCCCTCCCATCCCCGGAAGCAGCCTGCGGGAGCCCGCGGCGGACGTCAACGCGCGGTGACAGCACACCCGGTGGCGGGATCCCAACAGCTGGCTCGGTCGTCCGTCTCTCCAGGTGTGGACCGACGGGCGAGGCGATGATGTGGACCGACTTCGAACAGGCGCGACAGCGCCACCAGGAACGTTGTCGGCGAGCGGCGGGGCGCCGGCGAGCACGGTCGTGCCGGACACGGCCGTACGGCGACGCAGCCCGGGTGGACGCGAACGCTCGCGACCACGGGCGCCGGTCGAGCCTGCTAGGCAGGGCTCGACACCTCCTCACCACCGTGACCGGGAGCGCGTGACCGTGACCTCGACCGCTGGTGTCATCACCGACGTCCCCGTGCTGGACCTGACCGGGATGGCCACCGCCGAGGAGTTGGCGCGTGTGCGCGAGATCCGCGACGTCGCTGTGGTGCTCGTCCCCGAGTCGCTGGCCACCGCGCTGATGGCCATCCCGATGACGGACGTGGCGGACATCGTCGCGGTCCCCGACGGTGGTCAAGCGCAGGTGCACACGGGGTCGCTGGTCACGAGCGGCGAGGGGATGGGCGACCCGTCCGCGGAGGACACGGTCCTCGTGGTCACCGGGACGCTGACGATCACGTCGCCGGTCCAGCGCGTCGCCTACCGGCGGCTGATCGTCACGGGGCTGGTGCTCGCCCCCGAGGGCAGCGAGGGCGCGCTCGGGGGGGCGATGACGCGGCTGACCGGCTCGGTGGAGTACTACCGGTACGCCGAGGGGCAACGGGTCGTCGCGCTCTCGGGCGAGGTGGACCTCGGCGCCGAGACCCTGGCGAACCGCGGTGGGCGCGCCGACGACGTGCTGCTGGTCACGGGGCGGGTCGTGGTCACCGGACCGGTCCGCGAGGTGGGGTTCCAGCGCGTCATCGCCCGTGGGCAGATCCTCGTCCCACGTGAGGACGAGGCACAGCTCGCACCCGTCCTGTCCGCACAGGGGCAGCTCGCCTGGTACGGCGGACGTCCGCGCGTGTTCACAGGTGACCACCGGTTCGGTCGCGCGTTCTTCGAACTGTTCGACGAGCCGATCGGTGTGGCGCTGCTCGGGGACGTGGTCGTCGACGACGACGTCCCGCCGGAGCTGGTCCGCGACGCCGTCACCGAGATCGCGTTGATCGGGACGCTGTCGGCCTCGCCGGAGGTGGTCCCGGTGCTGCAGTACCTGACCACGGTGAAGCACGGGACCATCGAGGTGCGACGGGGTCACGGTGACGACACGTGACGAGGACGGCTTCACCACGCTCTACGAGACCCACCGGGCTCCGATCCACGCCTTCCTGCTCGGGCGGACCAGCGACCGCGGCGTCGCCAGCGACCTGCTGCAGGAGACGTTCCTGCGCGCCTGGCGTCGGTGGAACGACCTCGACGGGTTCGATGATGATCGGCGACGCGCCTGGCTGTTCACCGTGG
Protein-coding regions in this window:
- a CDS encoding class I SAM-dependent methyltransferase, translating into MTSTMTPPDTDRLQAFVERFAADQAATMHAATVVVGDQLGLYRALADGGPQTAPELADRSGCHPRLVREWLAAQAVSGYCEHDPATDRFWLTTEQAACLADQGSPTFLAGGALAASSTHKDTERVVRAFNEDGGIGWDEHHTDLFTGTERFFGPVYRGNLVDSWIPALDGVADRLTSGGRVADVGCGRGTALILLAEAFPAATFAGFDYHAGSIEAARRAAAQAGVSDRVTFEVAGADGFAGEDYDLICVFNALHEWGDPVRAARRIHRALAPDGTWMFTEPRTDDGLVESVRARTFFSVSTFVCTPSALSQEGGEALGAQAGEPELQRVVEQAGFTRFRRAAETPSFMVLEARP